The genomic interval TCGAAAAGGTACGCGGCATGGATATCATCGTCGTGACATCCGCGCAGACGGACGAAGAAGCCCGCGAGCTTTTGACGCTCATGGGAATGCCGTTCAGCAAGTAAGGAGGAGAGGCAAAGTGGCAAAGAAAAGTATGATTGTAAAGCAGCAGAGAGGCTCGAAATTCTCCACCAGAGAGTATACCAGATGCCGCATCTGCGGGCGTCCTCACTCTGTGCTCAGAAAATACGGCATCTGCCGTGTGTGCTTTAGAGAGCTTGCTTACAAAGGGGAAATCCCCGGCGTAAAGAAAGCTAGTTGGTAGAAGACTTTAAAAAGGAGGAAAAAGTAAATGCCAGTTACGGATCCCGTAGCAGATATGCTGACACGCATTCGCAATGCTTTGGTCGTAAAAAAGGATATCGTCGACATCCCCGCTTCCAAAATGAAGGCTTCTATTGCTAGAATCATGTTGGATCAGGGCTTTATCAAAGGCTGTGAGACGGTGCAGGAGGATGAGCGCCCGGTTCTGCGCATCAAGCTGAAATACGGCCCGAATGGAGAGAACGTCATCTCGGGGCTCAAGAGAATCAGCAAGCCCGGCCTGCGCGTGCATGTCGGCAAAGAGGAGCTGCCCAAAGTGCTCAATGGCCTTGGAATCGCCATCATCTCCACGAGCTCTGGCATCATGACGGATGCCGAAGCCAGAAGAAAATCGGTTGGCGGCGAAGTTTTGGCTTACATCTGGTAGGCCGCTGTAAATTTAAAAAGAGAGGTACGAAAAGGATATGTCAAGAATAGGCAGACTTCCTGTCGAGCTACCTGCAGGCGTTACTGCTTCCGTCGAAGCGGGCAACGTGCTTAAGGTGAAAGGACCGAAGGGTGAGCTGGCCCAGGCGTTCAGTGGCGACATGGAAATTAAGGTCGAAGGCAATGTTATCACAGTGTCTCGTCCCTCGGATGATAAACAGCATCGCGCACTCCACGGCCTGACAAGAGCGCTCATCGCCAACATGGTCAAGGGTGTAAACGAAGAATATGTCAAAGAGCTGGAGATCGTTGGCGTCGGCTACCGCGCGCAGCTCTCGGGCAAGAAGCTCGTGCTCGGCGTCGGCTTTACGCACAACGTCGAAATCGAGGCAGAAGATGGCATCCGCTTTGAGGTTCCCTCGCAGACGAGCATCATCGTCCGGGGCATCGATAAGCAGAAGGTCGGCCAGGTTGCAGCGAACATTCGCGCCGTCAAGCCGCCGGAACCCTATAAGGGCAAGGGCATCCGCTATAAAGACGAGCATGTACGCCGCAAAGAAGGCAAGACAGGTATGTAAGGGGAGGGTAGAGTATTATGATTAAAAAACAAGATAAAAACATGGTACGCAAGGCCCGCCACCAGCGCATCCGCAATAAAATCAGCGGCACGGCCAGCCGCCCCAGAATGTGCGTCTATAGAAGCCTGAACAACATCTATGTTCAGCTCATCGACGACGTCGCAGCAAACACCCTCGTCGCAGCTTCCACGCTGGATAAGGATCTCGCGGGCGTCATCGAGAATATGACCAAGAAAGAGGCTTCCAAGGCTGTCGGCGAAAAGGCCGCCAAGCTCGCACTGGAAAAAGGCATTTCGGAAGTCGTCTTTGACCGTGGCGGTTATCTGTACACGGGCAGAGTCGCAGAGGTTGCAGACGGCGCGCGCGCCGCTGGGCTGAAGTTATAAGGAGGGCAATGAGTTGCAACGCATAGATGCCAGCACACTGGATTTACAAGAAAGGCTTGTTGCCGTAAACCGCGTCGCCAAGAC from Christensenellaceae bacterium 44-20 carries:
- a CDS encoding type Z 30S ribosomal protein S14; its protein translation is MAKKSMIVKQQRGSKFSTREYTRCRICGRPHSVLRKYGICRVCFRELAYKGEIPGVKKASW
- the rpsH gene encoding 30S ribosomal protein S8, whose translation is MPVTDPVADMLTRIRNALVVKKDIVDIPASKMKASIARIMLDQGFIKGCETVQEDERPVLRIKLKYGPNGENVISGLKRISKPGLRVHVGKEELPKVLNGLGIAIISTSSGIMTDAEARRKSVGGEVLAYIW
- the rplF gene encoding 50S ribosomal protein L6, producing the protein MSRIGRLPVELPAGVTASVEAGNVLKVKGPKGELAQAFSGDMEIKVEGNVITVSRPSDDKQHRALHGLTRALIANMVKGVNEEYVKELEIVGVGYRAQLSGKKLVLGVGFTHNVEIEAEDGIRFEVPSQTSIIVRGIDKQKVGQVAANIRAVKPPEPYKGKGIRYKDEHVRRKEGKTGM
- the rplR gene encoding 50S ribosomal protein L18 → MIKKQDKNMVRKARHQRIRNKISGTASRPRMCVYRSLNNIYVQLIDDVAANTLVAASTLDKDLAGVIENMTKKEASKAVGEKAAKLALEKGISEVVFDRGGYLYTGRVAEVADGARAAGLKL